One part of the bacterium BMS3Abin08 genome encodes these proteins:
- the leuA_3 gene encoding 2-isopropylmalate synthase: MKKLEIYDTTLRDGSQSEEINFSVEDKLRITERLDDFGIHFIEGGWPGTNPKDSEYFRKVRRLDLRSSRIVAFGSTHRAGIKAERDPNLRALLDTETGVVTVFGKSWDFQVKHALRIDLEKNIEIINNSVAYLKPRLDMVFFDAEHFFDGYKSMPEYATACLRAAVEGGADRIVLCDTNGGTLPEEIRKITVRVKADLKSVLGIHAHNDSDCAVANTLIAVRAGAVQVQGTINGIGERCGNANLCSIIPALQLKMGMHCISDNQLHKLREVSRFVNEIANVRHFNRQPYVGDSAFAHKGGIHVSAVSRKSETYEHIDPELVGNSRRVLISDLAGKSNILRKAEQFDLHIEKDSPQLLDILSTLKELENQGFQFEAAEASFELLMKKTLGLHRRFFDLQGFRVIVDKRREGEDPISEATIMVKVGGHVEHTASIGSGPVNALDNALRKALEKFYPELRSVKLLDYKVRVLAAGKGTSAKVRVLVESGDGDLRWGTVGVSENIIEASWQALVDSIEYKLLRMEEEGVAGEA; the protein is encoded by the coding sequence ATGAAAAAATTGGAGATATACGATACAACACTGAGGGATGGTTCACAATCCGAAGAGATTAACTTTTCAGTTGAGGACAAACTGAGAATTACCGAACGCCTTGACGATTTCGGTATCCATTTTATTGAGGGTGGGTGGCCGGGGACCAACCCGAAGGACAGTGAGTACTTCAGAAAGGTCAGGCGGTTGGATCTGCGGAGTTCCAGGATTGTGGCGTTTGGCAGTACTCACAGGGCAGGTATCAAGGCAGAGAGGGACCCGAACCTGAGGGCGCTCCTTGATACCGAAACAGGAGTGGTAACAGTTTTTGGAAAGTCCTGGGATTTCCAGGTCAAACATGCACTGAGAATCGATCTGGAAAAGAACATCGAGATCATAAACAACAGCGTTGCCTATCTTAAACCCAGACTCGATATGGTCTTTTTTGATGCCGAACACTTCTTTGACGGCTATAAGAGCATGCCTGAATATGCAACGGCATGTCTCAGGGCAGCGGTGGAGGGTGGTGCGGACAGGATAGTCCTGTGTGATACGAATGGTGGTACATTGCCGGAGGAGATAAGAAAGATTACAGTTAGAGTCAAAGCGGACCTTAAATCGGTCCTCGGTATTCACGCCCACAATGATTCTGATTGTGCGGTAGCAAATACATTAATAGCGGTGAGGGCCGGGGCGGTTCAGGTTCAGGGGACCATTAACGGTATCGGCGAACGCTGTGGAAATGCCAACCTGTGTTCAATAATACCCGCCCTGCAGTTGAAGATGGGGATGCACTGTATATCAGACAATCAACTGCATAAGCTGAGAGAGGTTTCGAGGTTTGTTAACGAGATTGCAAATGTCAGGCATTTTAACCGCCAGCCTTATGTGGGGGACAGCGCCTTTGCACATAAAGGGGGTATACACGTGTCCGCCGTATCGAGAAAAAGCGAAACCTACGAGCATATCGATCCCGAACTTGTTGGAAATTCAAGGAGGGTGCTGATATCAGACCTTGCAGGGAAGAGCAACATACTCAGGAAGGCGGAGCAGTTTGATTTACATATCGAAAAAGACTCCCCTCAGCTTCTGGATATACTCTCTACGCTCAAGGAACTTGAGAATCAGGGGTTTCAGTTCGAGGCAGCCGAGGCATCCTTTGAGCTGCTGATGAAGAAGACGCTCGGGCTCCACAGGAGGTTCTTTGACTTACAGGGATTCAGGGTGATAGTGGATAAGAGAAGGGAAGGGGAGGACCCAATAAGCGAGGCCACGATAATGGTAAAGGTTGGTGGACACGTTGAGCATACCGCCTCAATCGGCAGCGGTCCTGTCAATGCCCTCGATAATGCCCTCAGGAAGGCCCTTGAGAAGTTCTATCCTGAACTAAGGTCGGTCAAACTCCTTGATTACAAGGTGCGCGTTCTTGCCGCTGGTAAGGGGACCTCTGCAAAGGTACGTGTCCTGGTGGAGTCGGGGGATGGTGATCTCAGGTGGGGTACTGTCGGTGTGAGTGAAAACATCATCGAGGCCTCCTGGCAGGCCCTTGTTGATAGTATAGAGTATAAACTCTTGCGAATGGAGGAGGAGGGGGTTGCCGGAGAGGCCTAA
- the valS gene encoding valine--tRNA ligase, translating into MSRLDKSYDPSVEMKWYEYWKQEGFFKPEINPEGEPFCIVIPPPNVTGSLHMGHALNATLQDILTRWKRMKGFRALWLPGTDHAGIATQNVVEKHLSQEGTDRYALGREGFINRVWQWKEEYGERIIIQLMRLGASCDWTRLRFTLDDGLSRAVREVFVRLFEEGLIYRNLRLINWCPRCHTALSDLEVEYEDIEGRLTYIRYPLTGDNGYIIVATTRPETMLGDTAVAVHPDDGRYRDLIDKMISLPLTNREIPIISDETVDPSFGTGAVKVTPAHDFNDEAIARRQTPPLPFITVIDERGRMTETAGKKYAGLDRYECRKAVLQDLNELNLIEKEQRHTHSVGHCYRCKTIIEPFSTVQWYVSVKSLSEEAIKAVRNGSVRIIPGAWLNSYYSWMENIRDWCISRQIWWGHQIPVWYCPYCKTVEGQHQGDLIHITFFKPLDKDGEKIRGGTYTELRLRGVTPEEITEYANTVKIERVVKPICSGEDPTECPDCGNEELIRDPDVLDTWFSSSLWPFSTLGWPDNTEDLEVFYPTSVLITGFDILFFWVARMMMMGLKFMNDVPFRDVYIHALVRDSQGHKMSKSKGNVIDPLLLIDKYGADAFRFTLTAFAAQGRDIKFSEDRVEGYKNFINKLWNASRFILMNIEDEDITDDADTEWKEDLDITGRWILSRLVHTSGDINLSLEEYCFNDAANTIYQFIWHEFCDWYIELSKPVLYNESPDGKSRTANLKCLLLVLENSLRLLHPFMPFVTEEIWQSLPGHGKSIMVSTYPDYGERDPIAEEEMSYIIESITGIRSIRGELNISPSVELKAMIKTYSEKAERILKKNSLYIRRLAKTGDLEIGPKVSKERGMATSVKEHLEVYVPLEGLLNVDSELSRLKRDLKKVQEKVGFLDRKLLNEDFIKKAPERVVEKEKNKYNDLMDKKGRIIESLNKLHELKGDSDE; encoded by the coding sequence ATGAGCAGACTGGACAAGAGTTACGATCCCTCCGTGGAAATGAAATGGTACGAGTACTGGAAACAGGAGGGGTTCTTTAAACCCGAGATCAACCCTGAAGGAGAACCCTTCTGTATAGTTATACCCCCACCCAATGTCACGGGATCACTCCATATGGGACATGCCCTCAATGCAACGTTACAGGATATATTAACAAGGTGGAAAAGGATGAAAGGATTCAGGGCGCTCTGGTTGCCCGGAACCGATCATGCCGGGATTGCTACGCAGAACGTCGTGGAAAAGCATCTCTCCCAGGAGGGCACCGACAGGTATGCCCTTGGCAGAGAGGGGTTCATCAACAGGGTCTGGCAGTGGAAAGAGGAGTACGGGGAGAGGATCATAATCCAGCTAATGCGTTTGGGTGCCTCCTGTGACTGGACCCGTCTGAGGTTCACTCTTGACGACGGACTCTCACGGGCAGTGAGGGAGGTCTTTGTAAGGCTTTTTGAAGAGGGTCTTATTTACAGAAACCTGAGGCTTATCAACTGGTGTCCCCGCTGTCATACGGCATTGTCTGACCTCGAAGTGGAGTATGAGGATATTGAGGGAAGGTTAACCTACATAAGATACCCGCTGACCGGCGACAACGGCTACATTATTGTGGCAACTACACGACCTGAGACCATGCTTGGAGATACTGCCGTGGCAGTTCATCCCGACGACGGTCGTTACAGGGATCTTATCGACAAAATGATATCCCTCCCTCTTACAAACAGGGAAATCCCCATAATCTCCGACGAGACGGTTGATCCATCCTTTGGAACCGGGGCCGTCAAGGTTACACCTGCCCACGACTTTAACGACGAGGCTATTGCCCGGCGTCAGACCCCTCCCCTGCCCTTCATAACGGTTATTGACGAGCGCGGCAGGATGACCGAAACAGCCGGAAAGAAGTATGCCGGTCTTGACAGATATGAATGCAGAAAGGCTGTTCTTCAGGATTTAAACGAGTTAAACCTGATAGAAAAGGAACAGCGCCATACACATTCCGTGGGTCACTGTTACCGTTGCAAAACGATTATAGAACCCTTCTCCACCGTACAGTGGTATGTAAGTGTAAAGAGTCTCTCTGAAGAGGCGATCAAGGCCGTCAGGAACGGCAGTGTCAGGATAATCCCAGGGGCATGGCTTAACAGTTATTATTCATGGATGGAGAATATAAGGGACTGGTGTATCTCCCGGCAGATATGGTGGGGGCATCAGATACCCGTATGGTATTGCCCTTATTGCAAAACCGTCGAAGGCCAGCACCAGGGCGACCTCATCCATATAACGTTCTTTAAACCCCTCGATAAAGACGGTGAAAAAATAAGGGGGGGCACTTATACGGAACTAAGACTGCGTGGGGTAACTCCTGAAGAAATAACGGAATATGCAAACACCGTAAAGATTGAGAGGGTCGTTAAACCGATCTGCTCAGGGGAGGACCCCACAGAATGTCCTGACTGCGGCAACGAGGAACTTATAAGGGACCCCGACGTGCTGGACACGTGGTTTTCCTCCTCTCTATGGCCTTTCTCCACCCTGGGTTGGCCTGACAACACCGAAGACCTTGAAGTGTTCTATCCGACAAGCGTCCTCATCACCGGTTTTGATATACTCTTCTTCTGGGTGGCCCGGATGATGATGATGGGGCTCAAGTTCATGAACGACGTACCCTTCAGGGATGTCTATATACATGCGCTAGTGAGGGACTCCCAGGGACATAAGATGAGCAAGTCAAAGGGAAATGTGATAGACCCCCTCCTCTTGATAGACAAATACGGGGCCGATGCATTCCGTTTCACTCTGACCGCCTTTGCAGCCCAGGGCAGGGATATTAAGTTTTCAGAGGACCGTGTTGAGGGATACAAAAACTTCATAAACAAACTCTGGAACGCATCGAGGTTCATCCTCATGAACATCGAGGATGAAGATATCACTGATGACGCTGATACCGAATGGAAAGAAGACCTCGACATAACGGGCAGGTGGATCCTGAGCAGGCTCGTCCACACCTCAGGGGATATCAACCTATCACTCGAAGAATACTGTTTCAACGACGCGGCCAACACCATATACCAGTTCATATGGCATGAGTTCTGTGACTGGTATATAGAACTCTCAAAACCCGTTCTCTACAACGAATCCCCGGATGGGAAGTCAAGGACCGCAAACCTGAAGTGTCTTCTCCTTGTACTTGAAAACTCCCTCCGGTTGCTGCACCCCTTTATGCCCTTTGTAACTGAAGAGATCTGGCAGTCCTTGCCGGGGCATGGTAAAAGCATTATGGTCAGCACCTATCCGGACTACGGCGAAAGGGATCCGATTGCTGAAGAGGAGATGTCCTATATTATCGAGTCCATCACCGGTATAAGGAGCATCCGGGGTGAACTGAACATCTCTCCGTCCGTCGAACTGAAGGCTATGATCAAAACCTATAGTGAAAAAGCCGAAAGGATACTGAAGAAGAACTCCCTGTACATAAGGAGACTTGCAAAGACCGGGGATCTCGAGATAGGGCCTAAGGTATCGAAAGAACGTGGGATGGCAACATCGGTAAAGGAACATCTTGAAGTCTATGTGCCTCTTGAGGGTCTCCTGAATGTGGATTCCGAACTGTCAAGGCTTAAAAGGGATCTGAAAAAAGTGCAGGAGAAGGTCGGATTCCTGGACAGAAAACTCCTGAATGAGGATTTCATAAAAAAGGCGCCTGAAAGGGTTGTTGAAAAAGAGAAAAACAAGTATAATGACCTTATGGACAAAAAAGGCCGAATTATCGAGAGCCTCAATAAACTTCATGAACTAAAGGGTGATTCAGATGAATAA
- a CDS encoding transposase IS200 like protein, translated as MEQLCNWKGFTIMQGSIQRDHVHLYLSVPPKYSPSDVMRILKGKSAERIMRKHKELNKRYRGMHMWARGYFVSTVGIDEGTIKKYIAEQEAEEIKEEQQRLWK; from the coding sequence ATGGAGCAACTATGTAACTGGAAGGGTTTCACAATAATGCAGGGGAGCATACAGCGTGACCATGTGCATCTGTATTTGTCGGTACCACCGAAATATTCACCATCAGATGTAATGAGGATACTAAAAGGGAAGAGTGCAGAGCGAATAATGAGAAAGCATAAGGAGTTGAATAAGAGATACAGGGGGATGCACATGTGGGCAAGAGGATATTTTGTAAGCACGGTTGGAATAGACGAAGGAACGATAAAGAAATACATAGCAGAGCAGGAAGCTGAAGAAATTAAAGAAGAACAGCAAAGATTGTGGAAATAG
- the nadC gene encoding putative nicotinate-nucleotide pyrophosphorylase [carboxylating] has translation MPLINIPLKDFLKRALEEDIGNGDITTELTVQEQHCSEAVILAKDDFIVAGLPFAKEIFSILVPGITFRQNVKEGQKVQSGDTLAWIKGLTRALLMGERTALNILQRLSGIATLTGRFVEEIADTGAILVDTRKTTPNMRYLEKYAVRVGGGMNHRFGLFDGILIKDNHIKASGGVTKAVESVKKGKHHLMKLEVEVKTLQELDEAITAGADIILLDNMKTETIREAVGIARKHNPPTHLEASGGITIENVSEVALTGVNLISSGAITHSATSVDISMKIL, from the coding sequence ATGCCTCTGATAAATATTCCCTTAAAGGACTTCCTTAAGAGGGCTCTGGAAGAGGATATCGGTAACGGAGATATCACGACTGAGCTTACCGTCCAGGAGCAGCACTGCTCTGAAGCTGTAATACTTGCAAAGGATGACTTTATAGTTGCAGGGTTACCCTTTGCAAAGGAGATCTTCTCTATCCTGGTCCCTGGGATCACATTTCGGCAAAATGTAAAAGAAGGACAGAAAGTGCAATCAGGGGATACGCTTGCATGGATTAAGGGACTGACAAGGGCACTGCTGATGGGAGAAAGGACGGCCCTCAATATCCTCCAGAGGCTTTCAGGAATAGCAACCCTTACCGGCAGATTTGTAGAGGAGATTGCAGACACGGGGGCCATTTTGGTTGACACACGAAAGACGACCCCAAACATGAGGTATCTTGAAAAGTATGCGGTCAGGGTTGGCGGCGGGATGAACCACCGGTTTGGACTATTCGACGGAATCCTGATCAAGGACAACCATATAAAGGCCTCAGGCGGGGTTACAAAGGCTGTTGAGTCCGTAAAAAAAGGGAAACACCACCTCATGAAGTTGGAGGTCGAGGTAAAGACACTTCAGGAACTGGATGAAGCGATAACCGCCGGAGCAGATATAATACTGCTTGACAATATGAAAACGGAAACAATCAGGGAAGCCGTCGGAATTGCCAGAAAACATAACCCACCCACCCACCTTGAGGCCTCAGGGGGAATAACTATTGAGAACGTCAGTGAGGTCGCCCTCACAGGGGTAAACCTGATTTCATCGGGGGCGATAACCCACTCGGCAACCTCCGTTGACATAAGCATGAAAATCCTTTAA
- the yycF gene encoding transcriptional regulatory protein YycF yields the protein MSKKLLLADDSITIQKVVELILADEDFEIKSVSTGEDAWNVIKEFKPDIVLADIEMPEMNGYQLCDHIKNDEDTRDIPVLLLAGAFEPIDEEMVKEMKADDYLVKPFESQELISKINAVLTEKEVSEESEAAVVAEVGEAEGDASPAEHAEVAESAEAAEAVEISEQPWLKEETGTWNLEEDITFEESVTKAPPLETGEEEIASEEAPDVASAESGVSETGKEPAKQAAEAVDSIIRDTVDNRVASIFERIDTETINNSITALIKDSVDRIMTDIDIKDTINAVIRAEVGARLEDILDESLPKQIEDTVKSAIEEMSSSLQQQIEKVIWETVPDLAETIITREIERIKSEF from the coding sequence GGACGAGGACTTCGAGATCAAGTCCGTGAGTACGGGTGAGGATGCCTGGAACGTTATAAAGGAATTCAAACCCGATATAGTCCTTGCCGACATTGAGATGCCGGAGATGAACGGCTACCAACTCTGTGATCACATCAAAAATGACGAGGATACAAGGGATATACCCGTCCTACTCCTTGCCGGCGCCTTTGAACCGATTGATGAAGAAATGGTAAAGGAGATGAAGGCCGATGATTATCTCGTCAAGCCCTTCGAATCACAGGAGTTAATAAGCAAGATCAACGCTGTGCTTACTGAAAAAGAGGTCTCAGAGGAATCTGAAGCTGCGGTTGTTGCAGAAGTTGGAGAGGCTGAGGGTGACGCATCACCTGCTGAACATGCCGAGGTGGCGGAATCAGCGGAGGCTGCTGAGGCGGTTGAGATCTCAGAGCAACCATGGCTGAAGGAGGAAACAGGGACCTGGAACCTCGAGGAAGATATAACCTTTGAAGAATCCGTCACGAAAGCTCCGCCGTTGGAGACCGGGGAAGAAGAAATAGCTTCAGAAGAGGCGCCTGATGTGGCATCTGCGGAAAGCGGAGTCTCTGAAACGGGGAAAGAACCTGCAAAACAGGCTGCTGAAGCAGTGGATTCCATAATCAGAGATACCGTCGACAACAGGGTCGCATCCATCTTTGAAAGGATCGATACAGAAACCATCAACAACAGCATTACAGCCCTCATAAAGGACAGCGTAGATAGAATCATGACTGATATTGATATAAAAGATACTATAAATGCAGTCATCCGTGCGGAGGTCGGCGCCAGGCTGGAAGATATACTGGATGAATCACTGCCAAAACAGATTGAAGATACGGTGAAATCGGCCATTGAGGAAATGTCATCCTCTCTACAACAGCAGATTGAGAAGGTAATATGGGAAACCGTTCCCGACCTTGCTGAAACCATCATTACCAGGGAGATCGAGAGGATAAAATCCGAGTTCTGA